GATCGCCGGATATCGCTGGCCCCATTCGGCCGTGAACTCAGCGAACCGGTCCTTCGCCGCTTGCTCGGACGGGGCCGTGTAGACCGGCTTGAGCGCCTTGACGATGCCGTCGCGGTGCTGCCGTCCGGCGTAGCGGAAGCTGTTGCGGATCAGGTGCACGATGCACTGCTGCACGACCGTTCGCTCCCACGTGGTCGTGATCGCCTCCGGCAGGCCCTTGAGCCCGTCGCAGACGGCGATCAACACATCCTCCACACCCCGGTTCTTCAGCTCGGAGAATACCTGCAGCCAGAACCGGGCACCCTCGCCACCGTCGCCGGCCCAGATGCCCAAGATCTCCCGCTCCCCGTTTGTGGTGACCCCCATGACGACGTAGAACGGGGTGTTGCGCACCTGCCCGTCACGGACCTTGACCACGACTGCGTCAACGAAGAGCACCGGGTAGATCGGGTCCAAAGGCCGGGGCCGACCATTCGGCCAGTTCCCCGGCGACCTTCTCCGTGATGCGGCTGATGGTGTCTTTGGAGACTCTGGCCCCGTAGACCTCCTCGAAGTGCGCCGCGATTTCCCCGGTGGTCAGCCCCCGGGCGGACAGCGAGAGCACGATCTGGTCGATCCCGTCCAGACGCCGTTTCCGTTTGGGCACGATCACCGGGTCGAACGAGCCGTCCCGATCCCGGGGCACCTCAATCTCGACCGGGCCGATCTCGGTCAGCACGGTCTTTGACCTGGTGCCGTTGCGCATGTTGGCTGCGATCGGTGTCTGGCCATGCTCGTGCCCGAGGTGCTCGGTCAACTCGGCTTCCAGCGCGGTCTCGAGCACGTTCCTCGTGAGCTGGTTCAACAACCCGCCCGGGCCTACCAGGCTCACGCCCTGCTCCTTGGCCTGCGCGAGCAACCGCTCCGCAAGCTCCTTCTGATCGATGATCTCTCCCGTCACAGGATCGATCATCACCCCTGTCATCTCGGTCGTGGACTCTGACACGGCCGTCTCCTTTCGGATCAGGCCGGACCCCACACACCGTTATCCAGACAGTCCCGACCCTTACCCGGAATAGGAGCGCACGAATGTGCGGTTGAGCATGCCGGGCTTCGGGTTAGTGGCTGTGCGACGTGTGGGTGTCGGGTGCGGGCGCTGCGGGGGCGTCCGTCGGCTTGTCGCGGGTGCGGTCTTCGCTGGTCGGAGCCTCCGCGGGTGCCTGCGACGGTGCCGGGGTGGAGTCGTGGCTGTGGCTCTCGGAGTCGAGGGTGCTTGCGAGGGCGGACATGCCGAACCACGTCAGCGCGGCGACCAACACGACACCTGCGGCAAACGGGCTGACCAGGTGGCGCAGGCCGCCCTTGGCGTCCTTGGCGATGAACGCGACGTACGACATCAGCAGGCCGATCGGAGTCATCCAGGCGCTGCGCTCGGGGAACTGTTCGAAGTGCTGGATGCCGCCGCCGACCAGGCCGACGCCGAAGGAGAGCAGGAGCGAGAACGCGACGAGCGAGATGGCCCGGCTCAGCAGCGGGCGCTCATCGACGAGCACGAACTCGTTGACGATGGTGCCGAGGAGGAACACGAAGGCACCGACGACGCAGATGATCGTGTACAGGCCCGGGTTGATCGGATAGTGCACGACGGCGCCGGCGATAAGGGCCGCGCCCATGAAGTAGAGCATCGCGCCGATGTAGCGCGAGTAGAGCGAGGGAGTCCGTTTCGCGAGCTCTGCCTCATAGGAGGCAACGTCTTCGCGGCTGAGGTCGTTCTGAACGGTCATTTCTGGTGAGTCTTTCGTTTTCGGGCAGCAGTCAGCCGTAGCGCCGATACCGGAGTTTGGTGCGGCGTGGCGCTGTGCGTGCTGCTCAGCAGGGCAGACTTGAGCGTCATGTCTCATTTCCTTGGAAGTGGGGCTTGGCTGGCGGCACGACTTAGACCGTACTTCGGACCAGCAATGTTTGTCACATTCCGGTAACGGCGTGTCCGCCGTGGCGCGGGATGCGCACTTGCTCCTTATACCCGGCGGGGGTATAGCGCCCTGGGGCCGCGTCCGGGCGGATACCCCGGCAAATGGAAACGCTGGCTGTGCGCTGAATAACCGGTCAAGGACCTCCGGCGGGCCCGTTTCCCATGGTCCAAGGCCTGCATTGCCGGCGCACTGTCTGCCGTGGCTGGGATTCTTTCAGCAGGGACGACACCTATTCGCGCTGTCATTCAAACCCTGGGTGCGAACATGACCCGGGGTGGACCGGGACTTCTCAGGCACAGGGGGGCGGCGGGCCTTGGGAACCTGCGGGGATGACCACAGTAGCCGGCGGCGGCACTCACCATCCGTTTGTCGTTTTCAGAAGCTGGCTGCACAAACTTCCCCCGAATTTCAGGGTTTGTGCAGACGGGTTGTGATCAGTGACTGGCCGGTACTCCTGTGCACAAGTGCCCGTTTGCTCAGCACTCCTGTTCACAATCCGCGACATCGATTTGTCTCGAACCCTTGGGTTTTGAGGCGCAGAGGTTTCGAGACACCCAGATTGGGAACCTGTTGCGGGACATCGTTAGCACTTCAGTCAGGTCCGGCATCCTATTTCAGGTAGTGCCCTTTTTACTGGCTTTGGTTACGCCCCGGAGGCACAGGAAACTGACCGTCGCGGATGCCTAGCCAAGAAATTCCGAGCGCGTCCTTTTGCAGAGAGGAAGCAAGACTTCCTAGCGGCTCGATCACATTTTGTGCCCAGTCCGCGCCGGTGGACCCAGGGTCATCAGTTACGGCATGGGGCGGAAAGGTGATCCGTCGGCCTAGTAGGCCGTCTATTGATGGGGAACGTTCGTAGATAACACAGGCGCTTTGTGGCGTATCTGCCCAAGCCTCGTGGATCGTGATGGTCGGATCGGTGAACTGGGCGATTGCCTTACGAAACGCTGCGACAACGCGGTCCGCCTCGCTTTGGTTAGTCATAAGGTGAGCCTTCACCAAGGAGCTTTGAAGGTCAACGCTGAAAGCAGTTTGCAGTCGGTGCTGGAACTCTCAACGGGATGCAAATCTGGGTCACGTTACTGAATCGGTCAACTCCCGGCCATGGGTTTGCATCAACGCCCCTACCTCGGCTCCTCACGTCGGCCGAACACCCTTCGGTGTGAACGGAGCAGGAGTAGCTACTCTGCTACGTAGACGTTTTCGTGGATGCGCCTGAAGCCTTCAGACTCCAGCCGCTCGGTATCGGCGTTGTCCCGAACCAGTGTCGTAGTTTTTCCGTCAGGACCGCCCACCGTGGTGATCCTGTTGGCAGTGCTGGCCTTTGCAGCACCGCAGCCTGCGTAAGCACCAAACTGCTGCTCCACAGGGAACACCGCCACGCAGAAGTCAGCGCCATCAGCACTTTCGGCTCCAAAGTACTGCCGGCCGTCATCCTCAACCAGGAGGCGCACGGTCCCTTCGTCAATCTTCACAGGGAGGTGCAGTTCGCTGCCGCTCGGAAGGACGTCGTCCGGTCCTGCTGGCGCTTTCAGTGCCGCAATGCCGTACCCATCGCTTGAGCAGCCAGCAAGCAGCAGCGGAACTGCAAGGAGTGCCATGGCCGCCGAGAGTTTGAGCTTCTTCATTTGTTCCCCCAAGTACGTAATCCTGATATCGACGCTACCGCACACCTTCCTGCCGGTCATTTCCCAAGAAACAAACTGCTGAAGTCTGTTATCACCGTCGGCAATCCTTCGGGAACCTCTACCGAGACCGAGACGGTTCAGTTACGGTCGAGCGAATCGGCTTCACTAGCAGCGCGATTTCTTTCGACCTGCTTAGCCGCAATGATGCCGTCTCGTGTCGCTGCCCGGATCACTCCATAGAGGACGTAAAAGAAAATGGCCGCGAAAACGAGCGGCAGGACGATATCCATGATTCTTCCCCCAAGGATTTAGCTGCCCAGAAAGGACCTTGCCAGCCTACTTTAGGTGCAAAGCTAGTGGCCTGTTAGCTCCCGAGGCGAACCGTTCCTGGCACGTGCGCACTTTCCATCGCGGCCGAGGTCAAACGTCGTTAGCTCGAGCCACCCATCCCCTAGCAGCCGTATCCAGAGCAGCCGGCATGCAACACTCGTACTACGGATCAGTTCTGGGGGCTTTCAGGAACGGCGTGGACCGGCATCTATACGATCATCACATTCTGTCTGCTGATAGTTGCAGTTGCAGCGGCTCTATACGCCCGAAAGCAGTGGCATGAGGCCCGCAAGGCGAGAGTCGAGGCGAGCCGCCCATATGTCGTTGTAACCATCGAGCCGGCGGGTGTCGGCCCACAGCTATTCGACCTTATGGTGCAGAACATCGGCCAGCGGCCTGCCCTTGACGTTTCTATTACTCTTGACCCTGCACCAAGGCGTGCGCGTGAGACCGCGGGCCACGAAATCGGCAAAATCAAGATGTTGAACGAGCCTGTCGCACTCATCGCCCCAGGGCAGGAAATGCGAGTTTTTTACGACGATCACTCTGAGCGAATGGGCAGAGAGGATCTCCCGTCATCGCACCAGGTTTCGCTGACTTATAGGGACAGCTCCGGGAATGAATACTCGGAGTCCAGCGTCTTAGATATTGAAGCGATGAAGGGCGCCATGTTCACTTCAGTTCGCACGATTCATGACATAGGCAAGTCCCTGGAGAAGATGAACCAGACCTTCTCCCGGTCTTCTGTTCTGGGACGCGCAGGAAAAATACAAGCCGAGGTTTCGGTCGAATCACGCGTTGAGCACGTGCAACGAATCGCTGAGGAGAATTCTCAACAGCAAGAGCGACACCGTTCCCTGCTAAAGGGACTCGGCTTCGATAATTCCGATGGAGTAGTGGCATTGGGGCCAAACGCTCCCGGGGAAGCCGAATCAGGGCGAGGCACAGAAATCGATTGACGCAGGCTGCCTAGCACTCCCATTTCTGCCACCCCGAGGCGTCAAAAAACGTCCGAATGGGACCTGTCCGCACAACGTCCCGTTAGCCGGTCCCGGATCGGTGTTTCCCGAGGTAGATCGAGTGGCAGAAGCGCCTCCGGGAATGCGTTCCCGTAAGACCCCTCCGGTGATGTGTCTGGTCAAGGAGCTGGATATGGCACACTGCTGCTTATGTCGGAACTAATGGTCGGCTACGCCAGAGTCTCCACCGATGAGCAGGACCTCACAGCCCAACGGGATGCCCTTCTAGCCCTTGGCGTCGAGCCCGACAGAGTCTATGTCGATCACGGATTTAGCGGCAGCAACACGAACCGGCCAGGGCTTCGTGAAGCGCTGGCAGCATGTAGAGCCGGAGACACCTTCACGGTAACCAAGCTGGATCGTCTCGCCCGCTCGGTGAGGGATGCCCATGAAATTGTTGACGGCTTGGCGGCAAGGGGTGTGAAGCTCAGTATCGGCGGCTCGATATATGATCCCACCGACCCCATGGGCAAGCTGCTGTTCAATGTCCTCGCCATGGTCGCTGAGTTCGAAACAGACCTCATCCGGGCGCGCACGAGGGAGGGGATGAAGATCGCCAAGGCAAAGGGCCGGCTGCGCGGCAAGCAGCCCAAACTTTCGCCCAAGCAGGAAGCGCATTTGGCCGGGCTGCACGCCAGCGTCGAATACACGATGTCTGAGCTGGCAGAGCTCTTCTCCGTAGGGCGTTCCACTGTCTACCGCGCTGTCGAGCGAGTGCGCCAAAGGGCAGCAATATCGGCGAAGAAGGACCTCGGCCGAGGCTGACCAGTCGCGAGTGCCGGGGCTACGGACGCAAGCTGACTTCCGGGACGAAGACGGCGGTTCTGTCCCGAGGCCTAGGACGGTAGACTTGTATGGGCCGTTCTTCGGCCACTCTGCCCCGGCTCCCTCCAGATTTCGTACGAGGGCTGCGGCGTTCCCTGTTGTGAAAGGCCTTACCTGCTGTGATTACTGTCCAGGATCTTGAACTGCGTGCCGGCGCCCGGCTCCTGATGGACCAGGTGAACTTCCGCATCGACAAGGGCGATAAAATCGGCCTGGTGGGCCGCAACGGTGCGGGCAAGACCACGCTCACCCGCGTCCTCGCCGGCGAAGGACTCCCCGCCGGAGGCAAAGTAACGCGCACCGGCGAAATTGGCTACCTGCCCCAGGATCCCCGCACGCCGGACATGGAGCAGTTGGCGCGGGACCGGATCCTGTCCGTCCGCGGCCTGGACATCGCCGTCGGGAAACTCCGCACGGCCCACGAAGAGATGGCCAGCGAGGATGCTGCCGTCCAGCGCAAGGCCATGAACCGCTATGACCGGCTTGAGTCGGAGTTCCTCGCCGCCGGCGGTTACGCTGCCGAGGCCGAGGCCGCAGCGATCTGCTCCAACCTCGCACTGCCGGACCGTCTGTTGAACCAGCCGCTCAAGACCCTGTCCGGCGGCCAGCGGCGCCGCGTCGAGCTGGCCCGCATCCTCTACTCGGATGCGGAAACCATGCTCCTCGACGAGCCCACCAACCACCTCGACGCCGACTCCATCGCCTGGCTGCGCGACTTCCTGAAAAACCACCAGGGCGGCCTGATCGTGATCAGCCACGATACCGAGCTGCTCGAAGCGACCGTGAACAAGGTGTTCCTGCTGGACGCCAACCGCGCCCAGATCGACTTTTACAACATGGACTGGAAGCGCTACCTCACGCAGCGCGAAACCGACGAGCGCGCCCGGAAACGGGAACGCGCCAACGCCGAAAAGAAGGCCCAGGTCCTGTTCGACCAGGCCAACAAGATGCGCGCCAAGGCCACCAAAGCTGTGGCAGCACAGAACATGGCCAAGCGTGCTGAACGCCTGCTCAGCGGACTTGAAGCCGTCCGTGAGCAGGACCGCGTGGCCGCCCTCCGGTTCCCGGATCCGTCCCCCTGCGGCAGGACCCCGCTCACCGCGGAAGGCCTCAGTAAGTCCTACGGTTCGCTGGAAATTTTCACGGACGTGGACCTGGCCATCGACCGCGGCTCCAAAGTGGTCATCCTCGGCCTCAACGGCGCCGGCAAAACCACCCTCCTGCGGATGCTCGCGGGAGTCGACCAGCCCGACACCGGCGACGTCATTGCCGGCCACGGCCTGAAGGTGGGCTACTACGCCCAGGAACATGAAACGCTCGACGTCGAACGTACGGTCCTCGAGAACATGCGGTCCGCTGCTCCCGACATGAAGGACGCGGAGGTGCGCGGCATCCTGGGCTCCTTCCTGTTCTCCGGGGACGACGTCGACAAGCCTGCCGGCGTTCTCTCCGGTGGCGAAAAGACCCGCCTCGCCCTGGCCACCATCGTGGCCTCCAGCGCCAACGTCCTGCTCCTGGACGAGCCCACCAACAACCTCGACCCCGCCAGCCGCGCGGAGATCCTGGGCGCCCTCAAGAACTACAGCGGCGCCGTCGTCCTGGTCAGCCACGATGAAGGGGCAGTCGAAGCCCTCAACCCTGAGCGGGTTGTCCTGCTGCCCGACGGCGTCGAGGACCACTGGAACGAAGACTACCTGGACCTGATCACGCTGGCTTAGCCCTGGCGGACGGGCATCTCGTCCGCATCGGTGATGCGCCGCAGGTCCCCGTAACTGATGCTGAACATCGAGTTGTGGTCGCCTGCTCCGGCCCAAAGGACCCCGTGTTCCTGGAGCGACTCGTCCAAGAGAGTCCTGATTTTTTCGGGGTGGCCTACTGGGGCTACTCCGCCTACGTGCTGGCCGGTGTGCCTTAGGACGAAGCCGGGGGAGGCCCTTCGGATCCTGCCTTCGCCGAGGTGATCTGCCACCAGCGCCGTATCCACCCTTGCGGCGCCGCTGGCGAGGATCAGCAGCGGCGCACCGTTCAGCTCGAAAATAAGGCTGTTGGTGATCGCTGCAACATCACAGCCGAGCGCCGCTGCAGCTGCGGCGGCGGTGGGTACGCCTGACTCGAAGATCCGCACGGTGTCCTCCAGCCCGGCGGAGACCAGGGCGGATTTCACAGTGGCTACTGGATCTGCAATTTCCTCGGGGTCCATGCGTCAATAGCCCTGGGCGTCCAGGAGTGCGTCTTCCTCTTCCTCCGACGTCGCCTTCTTGCGTTTGCGGGGAGGCGACGGACGACGGCGGGCGGGGCCGGTGGCGGAATGGACAGTCCCTGCGGGCAGGTCCCCGTCCTCGTCCTCGGCGTCGATCGCCGCGTTCCGCGCCTGCTGCCGGGCTGCGTAGCCGAAGCCCACAAACATGAGAACGCCGAAGGCGAACCACTGCAGCGAGTAGGACAGGTGCGTGCCCTCCTCGGTGGACGGCTTAGGGAAGGCAATTGGCATCTCGGCGGCCGGCGGCGTCTCGGAAGCGAGCTGGCCGTAGGCTCCGGTCAGCAGGGGATACCCGAGCTGCGCTGAGTAGGCCGCCAGGTCAATGGACGCAAGCTGGCCTTCCGGCGCTCCTCGCTGCAGTTCGGGCTCGGGGTGCTTCAAACGCACGACGGCGGTCACCTCACCGGCCGGCGGTTCCGGCACCGAGTCCGGGCTGCCGGGGTTCTTGTTCCCGATGGGCAGCCAGCCCCGGTCCACCACTACCGTTTCTCCGGAGGCCAGGCGGAACGGGACCACCACTTCGTAGCCAGGCTGCCCGTTCAGCGGGCGGTTACGGACAACCCGCTGGCCCGCCACATCATAGGAGCCCGTCAGTTCCACCTGGGTCCACTCCTTTGCCGGCTCCAGCTTCATGAACTGGTCCCGGGCTTCGGCAAAGGGGACCGGGGCAGCGGAGTAGTTGGTCACCACACGGTCAATTTCGGCGAGTGTCTCAGCCCGGCGGTCCATCTGCCAGCGGCCCAGGAATACGCAGGCAGTTGCAAAAATTGCAGCCAGCAGGAGGTAACCCAGCCACTTGCTGGAGAAGAGGAAACGGTACATTCAGCTGTCCTGCTCCAGGGCCACGGTTGAGTCGGCCTCCAGCGGGAGTGTTTCCTTCCAGAGCCCCCTGGTCTGCAGATAGTCCTCCAGCCAGTCCCGGTGTTCCTGGCAGGCGAGCCAGATTTTGCGGCGTTCGGGGGAGTGGATCTTGGGGTTGTTCCAGAGGAGCTGCCAGGAAGCTCCGGCGCGGCAGGCCTTGCGCGAACAGATTGCAGCCGTGCCTTCCAGTGACGGATCGGTTCCTGCAGCGAAGTCAAAGATGCTCATGATGCCTGCCGTTCCTCCCCGGGGTTGGACTCGTCGTTCTCATTGATCAGCTCGCCCTGCAGGACCTCTTCGCCGGGCCCACCAGCAGCCGAGGGCTGGGGCGGGCCCTCTATTTCGGCCAGCGGGGCTGAATCCAGCAGCGAATCGCTGTGGCCCTCCGCCTTGTCGTTGCCATTCGCTATGACCACTGCAATCCATGGCAGGAAGACCGCTCCGGCAACCATGAGGATCTTAAACCACCCGTCCACCACGAAAATCAGGATCAGGCACACCATGCGGATGCCCATCGCGAGGGCGTACTTAACCATGCGTCTGTGCATGTCCTCGGAATGGGCTCCCGCGGCATCCGTGATGCTGTGGACCTCCGCATCGCCGGAGAACCGCCCGGGTTCTTCAGGCGCGGAATGTCCCGCATGGTTTTCGAGGGTCACGGTGATTTATCACGCTCCAAAGGCTTGCATCAATTCTCTCACCATCGGCAGTGCCACCCAAACCCGGGGCAGGGCGGGCGCTAAGATCGGAGGCAGCCAAATCACACCTTGCTACCGCGGCCGCAGCGTGCCGCAGAATTCCGGAGCGTCTCAATGACTGAAGCAGTTTCCGCCCCCCGCAGCGTCCTGATCACCGGCGGCAACCGCGGCATCGGCCTGGCCATCGCTGAAGCATTCCTCGCCAACGGGGACAAAGTAGCTGTGACCTACCGAAGCGAGTCGAAGCTGCCGGAAGGGATCCTGGGCGTCAAGGCCGATGTCACCGATGAAGCGTCGGTGGACTCTGCCTTCAAGGAAGTCGAAGCTGCCCATGGACCGGTGGAAGTGCTGGTGGCCAACGCAGGCATCACCAAGGACACCCTGCTGCTGCGGATGAGCGAAGACGACTTCACCTCCGTTATCGACACCAACCTGACCGGTGCCTTCCGCGTGATCAAGCGTGCCTCCAGGGGAATGATCCGGCTCCGCAAGGGCCGCGTTGTGCTTATCTCCTCGGTATCCGGCCTGTATGGTGCCCCTGGCCAGATCAACTACTCAGCCTCAAAGGCGGGCCTGGTGGGCATCGCGCGTTCCCTGACCCGCGAACTGGGCTCGCGCGGCATCACCGCCAACGTGGTGGCCCCCGGCTTCATCAACACCGACATGACCGCCGAGCTCCCGGAAGCCACCCAAAAGGACTACCTCGCCAGCATCCCGGCGGGCCGCTTTGCCGAGGCCACCGAAGTAGCCAACGTGGTCCGCTGGATCTCCAGCGAGGAAGCCGCCTACATTTCCGGCGCCGTAATCCCCGTGGACGGCGGCATGGGCATGGGGCACTGACCCCTGCAGGGAACTAGCGGTGCTGCGCTTCTTTGTCGGACCTGGACAACGGAATCGGCAGGGCCCGCTGGCATGATGGACTGCAGACCTACTGCGAGTTAGACGTTTCGAACAAAAGGAGCCCGTATGGGACTGCTGGACAACAAGACCGCCATCGTCACCGGATCATCGCGTGGTATCGGTGCTGAGGTGGCCAAAATCCTCGCCGGCCAGGGCGCCGGCGTCGTGGTTAACTACCGCCAGAAGGCGCCCCGCGCCAACAAGGTGGTGCAGGGCATTGAGGCCGACGGCGGCCGCGCCGTCGCCGTGGGTGCGGACCTCACCACGCAGGAAGGCGTGCACGCCCTCGCCTCCGCCGCGATGGAAAACTTCGGCTCGCTGGACATCCTGGTCCTCAACGCCTCCGGCGGCATGGAAACGGGCATGGGCGAGGACTACGCGCTCAAGCTGAACCGCGACGCCCAGGTCAACATGCTCAACGCCGCCGTGCCCCTGATGCAGGAAGGCTCGCGGGTGGTCTTCGTAACCAGCCACCAGGCACACTTCATCAACACCGTCCCCACCATGCCTGCCTACGAGCCCGTGGCCCGCAGCAAGCGCGCCGGTGAGGACGCACTTCGCGAGTTCATCCCCAACCTTGCCGAAAAGGGCATTTCCCTGGTGGTCGTGTCCGGGGACATGATCGAGGGCACCGTCACGGCCACGCTGCTGGACCGGTCCACCCCGGGAGCCATCGAAGCCCGCCGTGCAGAGGCCGGCAAGCTGTACTCGGTGGAGGAGTTCGCGCAGGTGGTGGCCGGAATGGTGACCGCCGACGTCGAATCCGGCCACACCGAATACGCCGGCGGTGCCGACTACTTCGGCAAGGGCGGGCAGTAGCTTTTGGTCCCAAGGAGAAGGCCCGGTGCAAGCAGCACCGGGCCTTCTCTTATAGCCTGCACTTTTGTTTCAGGCGCGGCATGTGCCCGGGAAGTGGTCAGACGCCGCCGATGTACCGGACAGCGTCGAGGTAGGGCATGTTGACTGCGGCATCGGCCACCGCCCGCACTGCAGGCTTGGCGTTGAACGCCACGCCGATGCCGGCTGCGCCGAGCATGTCCAGGTCGTTGGCGCCGTCGCCTACGGCAATGGTGTGTTCCAGGGCGATGCCTTCTGCGGCCGACCATTCGCGCAGGAACTTCTCCTTGGCGGCCCGGTCCACTACGGCGCCGAGGACCTTGCCGGTCAGTGCGCCGTCGACGATTTCCAGCTCATTGGCCCGCCAATAGTCGAGGCCAAGATCACCGGCTATGGGCTCGAGGATCTGGTTGAACCCGCCGGACACGACGGCCACCACATGGCCGGCCGCCTTGAACGCGGCCACCAGCTCACCGGCCCCCAAGCTAAGTTTCACTTCTTCCCGGACTTTATCAACGACGTCGGCAGGCAGTCCCGCGAGCACCGCCACACGGGCGTGCAGGCTCTGGGTGAAGTCCAGTTCTCCGCGCATGGCCGCCTCGGTGACGGCAGCCACCTCTTCGCGCTTGCCGGCATAGGCCGCAAGGAGCTCGATGACTTCCTGCTGGATGAGGGTGGAGTCCACGTCCATGATCAGCAGCTTGCGTCCGGCCGAACGGAGGCTGGCAGGAACCAGGGCGGTATCCATCCCGCTGATGGCGGTGTCAGCCACCGCCCGGCGAAGGGCGGCGAGTCCGGCGGCGGTGGCATCGGGGAGGTCCAGCTCCGCGATGTGTACCTGGTAGCGGTCATCGCCGTGCGACGCCTCGGACTGCACAGCCGCGCCGTGGGAGGCGAGGACGGAACGCAGCTGCTCCAGCCCGTTTGGAGTCATATTCCGGCCATAGCTGACCGCAGTCACGTTCGAAGTCATGCCTGCAATCCTATCCACCGGGCCGGGCGTCCCTTGAATTCATTGCGTGCCGCCGGCCCGGTATCCGAGAGCCGCTTTGCAGCGTATTTCCGCGCCCCCGCACCGGTTATCAGTCAGTCTCTCTTTTGTCCTAGTGTCTACTCCTATGAGTGATGTTCTGGAATTGGCTTCCGTCAGCGTTGTCCGAGGTAAGAAGACCCTGTTGGACAAGGTTGACTGGCAGGTCAACGAAGGGGAACGCTGGGTCATCCTTGGCCCCAACGGTGCCGGCAAGACCACCCTTCTCCAGATCGCAGCAGCACGCCTCCACCCGAGCAGTGGCACCGCCGGGATCCTCGACGAGACCCTGGGGCGCGTGGACGTGTTTGAACTCCGCCCCCGCATCGGCCTGTCCTCGGCAGCCCTCGCCACCCAGATTCCCGAACAAGAGAACGTCCTCAACGTCGTGGTCACCGCCGCCTACGGAGTCACCGGCCGATGGCGCGAAGGCTACGAGCGCGACGACGAGCGCCGCGCCTTCCGCCTGCTGAATGACTGGGGGATGGGTCCGCTGCTGAACAGGACCTTCGCCACGTTGTCCGAGGGGGAGCGCAAACGCGTCCAGATTGCCCGCGCCCTTATGACGGATCCTGAGCTCCTGCTGCTGGATGAACCCGCTGCCGGGCTTGACCTGGGCGGCCGGGAAGAACTCGTCCACAAGCTCGGCGAACTGGCCAATGATGAAGCGGCACCGGCCATGGTCCTGGTGACCCATCACCTGGAGGAAGTTCCGCCTGGATT
The window above is part of the Pseudarthrobacter sp. NS4 genome. Proteins encoded here:
- a CDS encoding SDR family oxidoreductase, coding for MGLLDNKTAIVTGSSRGIGAEVAKILAGQGAGVVVNYRQKAPRANKVVQGIEADGGRAVAVGADLTTQEGVHALASAAMENFGSLDILVLNASGGMETGMGEDYALKLNRDAQVNMLNAAVPLMQEGSRVVFVTSHQAHFINTVPTMPAYEPVARSKRAGEDALREFIPNLAEKGISLVVVSGDMIEGTVTATLLDRSTPGAIEARRAEAGKLYSVEEFAQVVAGMVTADVESGHTEYAGGADYFGKGGQ
- a CDS encoding ABC transporter ATP-binding protein; translated protein: MSDVLELASVSVVRGKKTLLDKVDWQVNEGERWVILGPNGAGKTTLLQIAAARLHPSSGTAGILDETLGRVDVFELRPRIGLSSAALATQIPEQENVLNVVVTAAYGVTGRWREGYERDDERRAFRLLNDWGMGPLLNRTFATLSEGERKRVQIARALMTDPELLLLDEPAAGLDLGGREELVHKLGELANDEAAPAMVLVTHHLEEVPPGFTHAMLMRDGGVVAAGPITEVLTDEHLSTTFGLSLDVTENAGRYSATARR
- a CDS encoding DUF3099 domain-containing protein; the protein is MTLENHAGHSAPEEPGRFSGDAEVHSITDAAGAHSEDMHRRMVKYALAMGIRMVCLILIFVVDGWFKILMVAGAVFLPWIAVVIANGNDKAEGHSDSLLDSAPLAEIEGPPQPSAAGGPGEEVLQGELINENDESNPGEERQAS
- a CDS encoding ABC-F family ATP-binding cassette domain-containing protein, with translation MITVQDLELRAGARLLMDQVNFRIDKGDKIGLVGRNGAGKTTLTRVLAGEGLPAGGKVTRTGEIGYLPQDPRTPDMEQLARDRILSVRGLDIAVGKLRTAHEEMASEDAAVQRKAMNRYDRLESEFLAAGGYAAEAEAAAICSNLALPDRLLNQPLKTLSGGQRRRVELARILYSDAETMLLDEPTNHLDADSIAWLRDFLKNHQGGLIVISHDTELLEATVNKVFLLDANRAQIDFYNMDWKRYLTQRETDERARKRERANAEKKAQVLFDQANKMRAKATKAVAAQNMAKRAERLLSGLEAVREQDRVAALRFPDPSPCGRTPLTAEGLSKSYGSLEIFTDVDLAIDRGSKVVILGLNGAGKTTLLRMLAGVDQPDTGDVIAGHGLKVGYYAQEHETLDVERTVLENMRSAAPDMKDAEVRGILGSFLFSGDDVDKPAGVLSGGEKTRLALATIVASSANVLLLDEPTNNLDPASRAEILGALKNYSGAVVLVSHDEGAVEALNPERVVLLPDGVEDHWNEDYLDLITLA
- a CDS encoding YbaK/EbsC family protein, with protein sequence MDPEEIADPVATVKSALVSAGLEDTVRIFESGVPTAAAAAAALGCDVAAITNSLIFELNGAPLLILASGAARVDTALVADHLGEGRIRRASPGFVLRHTGQHVGGVAPVGHPEKIRTLLDESLQEHGVLWAGAGDHNSMFSISYGDLRRITDADEMPVRQG
- a CDS encoding beta-ketoacyl-ACP reductase; this translates as MTEAVSAPRSVLITGGNRGIGLAIAEAFLANGDKVAVTYRSESKLPEGILGVKADVTDEASVDSAFKEVEAAHGPVEVLVANAGITKDTLLLRMSEDDFTSVIDTNLTGAFRVIKRASRGMIRLRKGRVVLISSVSGLYGAPGQINYSASKAGLVGIARSLTRELGSRGITANVVAPGFINTDMTAELPEATQKDYLASIPAGRFAEATEVANVVRWISSEEAAYISGAVIPVDGGMGMGH
- a CDS encoding recombinase family protein, with protein sequence MSELMVGYARVSTDEQDLTAQRDALLALGVEPDRVYVDHGFSGSNTNRPGLREALAACRAGDTFTVTKLDRLARSVRDAHEIVDGLAARGVKLSIGGSIYDPTDPMGKLLFNVLAMVAEFETDLIRARTREGMKIAKAKGRLRGKQPKLSPKQEAHLAGLHASVEYTMSELAELFSVGRSTVYRAVERVRQRAAISAKKDLGRG
- a CDS encoding SURF1 family protein, which codes for MYRFLFSSKWLGYLLLAAIFATACVFLGRWQMDRRAETLAEIDRVVTNYSAAPVPFAEARDQFMKLEPAKEWTQVELTGSYDVAGQRVVRNRPLNGQPGYEVVVPFRLASGETVVVDRGWLPIGNKNPGSPDSVPEPPAGEVTAVVRLKHPEPELQRGAPEGQLASIDLAAYSAQLGYPLLTGAYGQLASETPPAAEMPIAFPKPSTEEGTHLSYSLQWFAFGVLMFVGFGYAARQQARNAAIDAEDEDGDLPAGTVHSATGPARRRPSPPRKRKKATSEEEEDALLDAQGY
- the serB gene encoding phosphoserine phosphatase SerB, whose translation is MTSNVTAVSYGRNMTPNGLEQLRSVLASHGAAVQSEASHGDDRYQVHIAELDLPDATAAGLAALRRAVADTAISGMDTALVPASLRSAGRKLLIMDVDSTLIQQEVIELLAAYAGKREEVAAVTEAAMRGELDFTQSLHARVAVLAGLPADVVDKVREEVKLSLGAGELVAAFKAAGHVVAVVSGGFNQILEPIAGDLGLDYWRANELEIVDGALTGKVLGAVVDRAAKEKFLREWSAAEGIALEHTIAVGDGANDLDMLGAAGIGVAFNAKPAVRAVADAAVNMPYLDAVRYIGGV